Proteins found in one Macrobrachium nipponense isolate FS-2020 chromosome 4, ASM1510439v2, whole genome shotgun sequence genomic segment:
- the LOC135210769 gene encoding uncharacterized protein LOC135210769, giving the protein MGFGKSRLKYFLLWVLFYAGAETRRASEEDPRLGRQFRPTRRVLEPLGAAAAAPDEGLQESRSFPEEGEGDRRGFLIQEDIGILTKALNDEDNSSFELGSDILGARKGARFFRHEERGVDGRVKGQYGFVDANGDLHVIAYVTDSLGHRIRTETHKIDGYGHELTKILESGPSTAEVKDHINRILSEQYSQGTTSETAETTGKPEITTAGLRRTTRSTNLPSDQEPYFDDEEPDAETTETFREVDTSSPTLSELAKFAALVDQSETRRTPPRTSKQIAIPKSLTAAAGLRASLLDDRSDFRRTNSHTTRRFPPTLSSTLSSSARSGNSRVVVLQSTPRPDIFTDISSIRKFGKDLSSSQVASTHPVFAARGLPLNLNVPTPQSNSLSQEQQRQIRDYLDQILRGSGTTNIDDDADVGDIRELDAGALLEALETIIARSRESRPKNIAVITLPERIIQPKEDSHIIHGEVIDGGIINAKEFISEQINRNKNLINGGIIDGGIINDDIIGDIPKDFNSGNIVNGGIIDGGILDDSVINGGIINGGFIGIEQFTKFGEPTTPAPFRNRGVDKERLMNLMALQKLLSSDNAETFISLLNIERVVQSDNIDSLTKTMILDRMLESDDAEIVAKVLKLKRLVRTNTNDQQIMELLKKEQLADGAETNREQIHQKQMSDSFTDEKPDSMHEKSLRPQFSKGTDEPLSKSEGQLENDTENLPRPEKKDKTLNSEVEMKETKAQESKSIISNTKNQENDAETSEQPEDHGKDINSDSVKGKDSDIEVNSTSPREKNEVNPNVHQDSTEVTPRPTVIKGSDAIRIIPSPDLSTGRPGALIQRFPVFSESQRQRSRPNTDSNVDYDAFEGDNDGFALITPLDQNLNPQANWAVRPFSIASLAPHRSPVFINSTVYVTTTAAPSILGFEGSQPRLIRPDLTGTGKSESSRPLLNRPRLNNNNAPSTQTDADLQSEVESQGDENPSSINVSKDEKETNINSSSTSSTAKSQEQPVARTIVETHANLKATTPPTSQPTSEASSAQPAPTNAPASNGSPPPPTYPTTPAPVVPVAASPPTASPYPKPYQLPNDPVPGVQGVQINTLPALPPIIENLPPIHVTTVIPPTFHHHHQPHLTTPLPYHKRGFSHSPFTNVAHFHQRVHTRHGREFPLHPRNLAHSPPSNDLSHDLTHDRPPPPRELPKENQGDSSRGQDGSHGQLKEGPFIPIHTSTHTISSGPHHVFIQKNLPRHLATGHSVRPTGKAHRIREATRVEDIQPVLHDGPSLIPTTAPAFRRGRALSQRLPTYGLRRRHGRRAANRRMGSGLGMW; this is encoded by the exons GATAACAGTTCCTTCGAGTTGGGGTCTGATATCCTTGGCGCCCGCAAGGGGGCGCGGTTCTTCCGGCACGAGGAGAGGGGCGTCGACGGACGGGTGAAGGGCCAGTACGGTTTCGTGGACGCCAACGGCGACCTCCACGTCATCGCTTACGTCACGGATTCCCTTGGACATAG AATACGAACAGAAACGCACAAAATAGACGGTTACGGTCACGAGCTTACTAAGATCCTCGAAAGTGGACCTTCCACTGCCGAGGTGAAAGACCACATCAACAGAATTCTGAGTGAACAGTATTCTCAGGGTACTACATCAGAAACAGCCGAAACTACAGGCAAACCGGAAATAACGACAGCTGGGCTCCGTCGCACAACACGCAGCACGAACTTGCCGAGCGATCAAGAACCGTATTTTGACGATGAGGAACCAGACGCAGAAACTACTGAGACGTTTCGAGAAGTGGATACTTCCTCGCCAACGCTGTCAGAGCTCGCTAAATTCGCAGCACTTGTCGATCAATCTGAGACCAGACGTACCCCACCCCGAACATCCAAACAAATTGCTATTCCAAAATCACTGACTGCTGCTGCTGGTTTACGTGCGTCTCTTCTTGATGACAGAAGTGACTTTAGACGCACAAACTCTCACACTACTAGGAGGTTCCCTCCAACCCTATCTTCTACGCTTTCTTCGTCAGCTCGAAGTGGAAACTCAAGAGTCGTTGTTCTGCAAAGTACACCACGCCCTGACATCTTTACTGATATCTCATCCATCAGAAAGTTTGGAAAAGACCTTTCATCATCTCAGGTTGCCTCTACACATCCTGTTTTTGCAGCGAGAGGATTACCTCTGAATCTTAATGTCCCAACTCCTCAGAGCAATTCCCTCTCCCAAGAACAGCAGCGGCAAATTCGAGATTATCTGGATCAAATTTTGAGAGGCAGCGGTACTACAAACATTGACGACGACGCTGACGTAGGAGACATTCGAGAACTCGACGCCGGTGCTCTGCTTGAAGCTCTCGAAACTATCATCGCCAGAAGTCGCGAATCCCGACCTAAGAATATTGCGGTCATAACCCTTCCTGAAAGAATTATACAGCCCAAAGAGGACAGTCACATCATACATGGAGAAGTGATTGACGGTGGCATCATAAATGCCAAGGAATTTATCTCTGAACAAATAAACAGGAACAAAAATCTAATCAATGGGGGGATAATTGATGGGGGTATCATCAATGATGATATAATAGGTGACATTCCTAAAGACTTCAATTCCGGTAATATTGTGAATGGTGGAATAATTGACGGTGGGATCCTAGATGACAGTGTCATCAACGGAGGTATAATCAATGGTGGCTTTATTGGTATTGAGCAATTCACAAAGTTTGGGGAACCAACTACTCCTGCCCCTTTTCGTAATCGCGGGGTAGACAAGGAGAGACTAATGAACCTCATGGCATTACAGAAGCTACTTTCGTCAGATAATGCAGAAACTTTCATCAGCCTCCTTAACATTGAGAGGGTTGTCCAGTCTGACAACATTGACAGtttaactaaaactatgattttaGACCGAATGCTAGAATCAGATGATGCGGAAATTGTTGCTAAAGTGCTGAAGCTCAAAAGACTGGTAAGAACAAACACAAACGACCAACAAATTATGGAATTGTTAAAAAAGGAACAGCTGGCGGATGGTGCAGAGACAAATAGAGAGCAAAtccaccagaaacaaatgtcaGATTCATTTACTGATGAAAAGCCAGACAGTATGCATGAAAAGAGTCTGAGGCCACAGTTTTCAAAAGGGACAGATGAACCTTTATCCAAATCAGAAGGACAGCTAGAAAATGATACAGAGAATCTACCGagacctgaaaaaaaagataagaccTTAAATTCTGAggttgaaatgaaagaaacaaaggCCCAAGAATCCAAATCAATTATCAGCAATACGAAGAACCAGGAAAATGATGCTGAAACATCAGAGCAACCTGAAGATCATGGAAAGGATATAAACTCTGATTCTGTCAAAGGCAAAGACAGTGATATTGAAGTCAACTCAACATcaccaagagaaaaaaatgaagttaATCCAAATGTTCACCAGGACAGTACAGAGGTAACCCCTCGACCTACTGTTATAAAAGGCTCAGACGCTATCCGTATCATACCTTCACCAGACCTCTCTACAGGCAGACCAGGAGCTCTGATTCAAAGATTCCCAGTATTTTCAGAGAGTCAGCGCCAAAGGTCAAGGCCAAATACTGATTCGAATGTTGACTACGATGCCTTTGAAGGGGATAACGATGGTTTTGCTCTGATAACCCCGTTAGATCAAAATCTAAATCCTCAGGCAAATTGGGCCGTTCGTCCCTTTTCAATAGCCTCACTTGCCCCACACCGCTCTCCTGTTTTTATTAATTCTACAGTTTATGTCACCACTACTGCAGCTCCAAGCATCTTGGGGTTTGAAGGCTCTCAGCCCCGATTAATCAGGCCTGACCTCACAGGAACCGGAAAATCTGAGTCTTCAAGACCTTTGCTTAATCGACCTCGACTGAACAATAATAACGCTCCCTCCACTCAGACTGATGCCGACTTACAGAGCGAGGTTGAATCACAGGGTGATGAAAATCCCTCAAGTATAAATGTCAGCAAGGATGAAAAAGAGACTAACATCAATAGTAGCAGTACTTCCAGCACAGCAAAATCTCAGGAACAACCAGTTGCAAGAACGATTGTTGAAACGCATGCAAATTTAAAAGCAACTACTCCTCCAACAAGTCAACCAACATCCGAGGCGTCTTCTGCACAGCCAGCACCTACGAATGCTCCTGCATCTAATGGCTCACCACCTCCCCCGACATATCCAACAACTCCAGCACCAGTTGTACCAGTTGCAGCCTCGCCGCCAACAGCATCACCATACCCAAAACCTTATCAGTTACCAAATGACCCCGTACCTGGTGTTCAGGGCGTCCAAATAAACACACTGCCTGCACTTCCTCCAATCATTGAGAATTTACCTCCAATCCATGTGACAACTGTCATACCTCCTACCTTCCATCACCATCATCAGCCACACTTAACAACACCATTGCCTTACCACAAAAGGGGTTTTTCCCATTCGCCATTTACTAACGTGGCGCATTTCCACCAAAGAGTTCACACAAGACATGGAAGGGAATTTCCTCTGCATCCAAGGAATTTGGCTCATTCTCCTCCTTCCAACGACCTATCTCATGACTTAACTCATGACCGACCACCTCCTCCTCGCGAATTACCAAAGGAAAATCAAGGGGACTCTTCTCGTGGCCAAGATGGCTCGCACGGGCAACTTAAAGAAGGGCCCTTCATTCCGATCCATACCTCAACGCACACTATATCATCAGGTCCGCATCACGTTTTCATCCAGAAGAACCTCCCGAGACACCTGGCAACGGGCCATTCTGTTCGCCCTACTGGAAAGGCCCATCGCATCAGGGAAGCCACGAGAGTGGAGGACATCCAGCCTGTTCTCCATGATGGACCATCGCTCATTCCTACCACAGCGCCGGCTTTCCGACGAGGCAGAGCATTGTCCCAGAGGTTACCCACCTACGGCCTGAGGCGTAGACATGGCAGAAGAGCAGCTAACAGGAGGATGGGGTCGGGTCTTGGGATGTGGTGA